A window of Cydia pomonella isolate Wapato2018A chromosome 22, ilCydPomo1, whole genome shotgun sequence contains these coding sequences:
- the LOC133530217 gene encoding titin-like, with the protein MAADSDGLGSAGGGACGVVVTCEGDLRDPRFPARLRRLLRELRTLLAEPHPNTLKVNKVEPWNSVRVTLSVPRAAAARLRALAAAGAPQLRALGILSVQLDGDQAVSLRLQHGTELRINTDEDASTSRTQPNAELLSGLGGIGRLLSDDGASTSAEPPRDNFKSPNTVCPMDGKLPQNIPTPTSDRCEFPFGSMTQARVIHRKENTLGIPGPATVRPPAEFPRPSTSFAGPPPPYPAKPTPPNVAMSSPLLVNLLQNDAAAPAPRPKLPKPHTAKLDSQDGQVRWKLAVGRAPFEYRAPRPPLPRPPASPAPTPPPALGPTPPPPPPTTPTPMPGPAASPRPAPRPPPPRRALPPQRPQLPQQPVYRAALPAGVGAGAGAAAGPPRARFPAPSGGYAAEFAPPPPYKQYPRPRLQPGVTHEDLQALLPPSTTSMDQKTQSSFQEFQRYQQQYNARQRAASASARASGTTADWNEPYRDSLALALPDLPDIDLDQLQPTLDVLDDSALASISDNLLYTESREQPTPDAILQEIAGPFNGPYESPAPSVNSPSLPSAPGTPSAPSTPSAPPPPVPSKDDMPPPPAPPSPAPFRSPPPPPPAPVRAPPRPQPPVATATVGSQATAREIEEQSKQYLIKTLMRDDTDIPPPKEDKKPEELTVAQCKREGGEPEMFGIAKTTTTEDDSRSDPLKFRKKDPLAQKGGKPRTTGAKEKPATLKDKIVRDVKPAKPAPPRPTTAPEAPRSPGEKESIKLRLKLDKNEPVVQPVYKADVSFTNPRPGEPELRVPPLHISLRGRNSAVIKNSKKEKKKFAPGDLHKKLKIRKNSESDDKHRREDETPSKPVEPTENSKDEYLHVKSLKLNNHYEGDSIKTEIPGDNNVVYRMKTISKNAHIVTKDYKHLNNKVQSLDSLKKKKSKLLTDSGKSMEKDRDKEWKNDMLDKEGKYAQNEGYRETPNNHEAKKKLPDKDAKCDSKTDSKEEPNSESVSGASELESRLLKCHKERTLSADESADKCSDDNKLKRTVDGVVSPNGLITEKKRKISHSSCPEPVGSTNVGTVRVSPPRAAASPPRRRERPKDKSYCKLVAERARQATAAQDRPDRPDRGDRVDDKFVARSPGQAQGEDSGIESMDALSEKSPNQASQSPPGPQRKERLDMPRSTSPTSVHRIIGVPPPASDELLERLALTAPPRYEPPPDLDDLGDIEAELAKMHGDHDQSSPKVNGDDAPRRPPDPPRPPTPIRRDPDPEPQPEESVKEEPKKEKADDFDPLPSRVSPPLYTYSNQEKGATEEVKEEKPVAENGEASEEHKEPDPKLERLPMKADFPDKSLLEQLLIEIPTPDYVAKRPESPSPSALERVARSSVRTRSSSKMNSPADGPKTPRLSPGIPKLETRSDSPALQNPPRNCLRSGSVDKTSPKTVNAVATVPVKPAPGAKRKRRESESSCASTISCEEGLSPAGRPKKKPRRIDGVKQQTPGAEGQKEGRKKDSDSDSDEPLICKVRGKTPAKVVKVVKAVKGPVEAVKAEGKGAGAEGVNTRRSGRQAPGAPPLPPDAPARRKTRSAVEAGPLAAAGGVRRRRASRDGK; encoded by the exons ATGGCAGCGGACAGCGACGGGCTAGgctcggcgggcggcggcgcgtgcGGCGTGGTTGTGACCTGCGAGGGAGACCTGCGCGACCCGCGCTTCCCCGCGCGCCTCCGCCGCCTGCTGCGCGAGCTGCGAACCTTGCTCGCCGAGCCGCACCCCAACACACTCAAAGTGAACAAG GTGGAGCCGTGGAACTCAGTGCGTGTGACGCTATCCGTgccgcgcgcggcggcggcgcgcctgCGGGCGCTCGCGGCGGCCGGGGCGCCCCAGCTGCGCGCGCTCGGCATACTGTCCGTGCAGCTCGACGGCGACCAGGCCGTGTCGCTGCGGCTGCAGCACGGGACCGAGCTGCGGATCAACACGGATGAAG ATGCGAGCACCTCCCGCACCCAACCCAACGCCGAGCTCCTCTCGGGCCTCGGCGGCATCGGCCGGCTCCTCTCCGACGACGGAGCCTCCACCAGCGCCGAACCCCCCCGGGACAATTTCAAGAGTCCCAACACCGTGTGTCCCATGGACGGGAAACTGCCGCAGAATATCCCTACCCCTACGTCTGATAGATGCGAGTTTCCGTTTGGAAGTATGACGCAAGCTAGGGTCATACATCGGAAAGAAAATACGCTAG GTATCCCCGGCCCCGCGACCGTCCGCCCGCCGGCGGAGTTCCCCCGCCCCTCCACGTCGTTCGCGGGCCCGCCGCCGCCCTACCCCGCCAAGCCGACACCCCCCAACGTGGCCATGTCGTCGCCGCTGCTGGTGAACCTGCTGCAGAACgacgccgccgcgcccgcgcccagACCCAAGCTGCCCAAGCCGCATACGGCCAAGCTGGACAGCCAGGACGGACaggtaag ATGGAAACTAGCCGTGGGTCGCGCGCCGTTTGAATACCGCGCGCCGCGGCCACCCTTACCTCGGCCGCCGGCCTCGCCTGCGCcgacgccgccgccggcgctggggccgacgccgccgccgccgccgccgacgacGCCGACGCCGATGCCGGGGCCGGCGGCCTCCCCGCggcccgcgccgcgcccgccgccgccgcgccgcgcgctgccGCCGCAGAGGCCGCAGTTGCCGCAGCAGCCGGTCTACAG AGCGGCGCTGCCGGCCGGGGTcggcgccggcgcgggcgccgccgcgggcccgccgcgcgcgcgctTCCCCGCGCCCTCCGGGGGCTACGCGGCGGAGttcgcgccgccgccgccctaCAAGCAGTACCCGCGCCCGCGCCTGCAGCCCGGCGTCACGCACGAGGACCTGCAGGCGCTGCTGCCGCCCTCCACCACCTCCATGGACCAGAAGACGCAGTCCAGCTTCCAG GAATTCCAACGTTACCAGCAGCAGTACAACGCGCGGCAGCGCGCCGCCTCCGCCAGCGCGAGGGCCTCCGGCACCACGGCCGACTGGAACGAGCCCTACCGGGACTCCCTCGCGCTGGCGCTGCCCGACCTGCCCGACATCGACCTCGACCAGCTGCAGCCCACGCTCGACGTGCTCGACGACTCCGCGCTCGCCTCCATCTCCGACAACCTCCTGTACACCGAGTCGCGCGAGCAGCCGACGCCCGACGCTATACTGCAAGAGATCGCCGGCCCTTTCAACGGGCCGTACGAGTCGCCCGCGCCGAGCGTCAACTCCCCGAGCCTCCCGAGCGCCCCCGGCACGCCTAGTGCCCCCAGTACACCCAGCGCCCCGCCGCCGCCAGTGCCTTCTAAAGACGACATGCCCCCTCCCCCCGCGCCGCCCTCGCCCGCGCCCTTCCGCtccccgccgccgcccccgcccgcgcccgtGCGGGCCCCGCCCCGCCCCCAGCCGCCCGTCGCCACCGCCACCGTCGGCTCCCAGGCCACCGCCCGGGAGATCGAGGAGCAGAGCAAGCAGTACCTGATCAAGACGCTCATGCGCGACGACACAGACATCCCGCCGCCGAAGGAGGACAAGAAGCCGGAGGAGCTTACTGTGGCGCAGTGCAAGCGCGAGGGCGGCGAGCCGGAGATGTTCGGCATCGCCAAGACCACCACCACCGAGGACGACTCGCGCTCGGACCCGCTAAAGTTCAGGAAAAAGGACCCCCTCGCGCAGAAGGGCGGGAAGCCGCGAACGACTGGCGCTAAGGAGAAACCCGCCACGTTGAAGGACAAAATCGTGCGCGACGTTAAGCCGGCTAAGCCCGCCCCGCCGCGGCCGACCACGGCGCCCGAAGCACCTCGCTCGCCGGGAGAAAAGGAATCCATAAAGCTAAGGCTTAAACTGGATAAGAACGAGCCCGTGGTCCAGCCCGTCTACAAGGCGGACGTCAGCTTCACGAACCCTCGGCCCGGCGAGCCCGAGTTGCGTGTCCCTCCCCTCCACATTTCCCTGCGGGGCAGGAACTCCGCCGTCATCAAAAACTCCAAAAAGGAGAAAAAGAAATTCGCTCCGGGGGACCTCCACAAGAAACTGAAGATCAGAAAAAACTCGGAGTCCGACGACAAGCATCGCCGGGAGGACGAGACGCCCTCGAAGCCGGTCGAGCCCACCGAGAACTCGAAGGACGAGTATCTCCACGTGAAGAGCTTAAAGCTCAACAACCACTACGAGGGCGACTCGATAAAGACCGAGATCCCCGGAGACAACAACGTCGTTTATCGCATGAAAACGATATCCAAAAACGCCCACATAGTCACAAAGGACTACAAGCATCTCAACAACAAAGTCCAAAGCTTAGACAGTCTAAAGAAAAAGAAGTCCAAACTGCTCACCGACAGCGGGAAATCCATGGAGAAGGACCGCGACAAAGAGTGGAAGAACGACATGCTAGACAAAGAGGGGAAGTACGCCCAGAACGAGGGCTACAGAGAGACGCCGAACAACCACGAGGCTAAGAAGAAGTTACCTGACAAGGACGCGAAATGTGATAGTAAAACGGACAGTAAAGAGGAACCGAACAGTGAGAGTGTTAGTGGTGCTAGTGAGTTGGAGAGTAGGTTGCTCAAGTGTCATAAGGAACGGACGCTCAGTGCGGACGAGAGTGCGGACAAGTGCAGCGATGACAATAAGCTCAAACGGACTGTGGACGGCGTCGTGTCGCCCAACGGGCTCATCACGGAGAAGAAGAGGAAGATTAGCCATAGTTCCTGTCCAG AGCCGGTGGGGTCCACCAACGTGGGCACCGTGCGCGTgtcgccgccgcgcgccgccgcctcgccgccgcgccgccgcgagCGCCCCAAGGACAAGTCCTACTGCAAGCTCGTCGCCGAGCGCGCCCGCCAGGCCACCGCCGCGCAGGACCGCCCCGACCGCCCCGACCGCGGCGACCGCGTCGACGACAAGTTCGTCGCGCGCTCGCCGGGCCAAGCTCAGGGCGAGGACTCGGGCATAGAATCCATGGATGCCTTGTCCGAGAAATCCCCCAACCAGGCCAGCCAGAGCCCGCCCGGCCCGCAGCGGAAGGAACGCCTCGATATGCCGCGCTCCACCTCCCCTACCTCCGTACATCGCATCATCGGCGTCCCTCCGCCGGCGTCGGACGAGCTCCTGGAGAGGTTAGCGTTAACTGCACCCCCGAGGTACGAGCCGCCGCCCGATCTAGATGACTTGGGCGATATAGAGGCGGAGCTGGCGAAAATGCACGGCGACCACGACCAATCTTCACCAAAAGTTAATGGCGATGACGCGCCGCGCAGACCCCCAGATCCACCCCGACCTCCGACTCCGATCCGCCGCGACCCTGATCCCGAACCGCAGCCGGAGGAAAGCGTGAAAGAGGAGCCTAAAAAGGAGAAAGCAGATGATTTCGATCCGCTCCCGAGCAGGGTTAGCCCGCCGTTATATACGTATTCAAACCAAGAGAAAGGCGCGACGGAGGAAGTGAAAGAGGAAAAACCTGTAGCGGAAAACGGCGAGGCGTCGGAAGAACACAAGGAACCGGACCCCAAACTGGAGAGGTTGCCGATGAAGGCCGACTTCCCCGATAAAAGTCTACTGGAGCAACTTCTCATAGAGATCCCTACTCCGGATTACGTGGCGAAAAGGCCCGAGTCGCCGTCCCCGTCGGCGCTGGAACGGGTGGCCAGGAGTAGCGTCCGGACGAGGTCCAGCAGCAAGATGAACAGCCCCGCCGACGGGCCCAAAACGCCGCGGCTCAGCCCCGGTATACCCAAACTGGAAACTAGGTCCGACTCCCCCGCGCTCCAGAATCCCCCACGCAATTGCCTTAGGAGCGGCTCAGTGGATAAAACGAGCCCGAAAACCGTGAACGCTGTCGCAACGGTGCCGGTCAAACCGGCGCCAGGAGCGAAACGGAAGCGGAGAGAGTCCGAAAGCTCCTGCGCGAGCACGATCAGCTGCGAAGAAGGCCTATCCCCAGCCGGAAGACCTAAAAAGAAGCCCCGCCGCATCGATGGCGTGAAACAGCAAACGCCCGGCGCTGAAGGCCAAAAGGAGGGCCGAAAAAAGGACTCTGACAGCGACAGCGACGAGCCTTTAATCTGCAAAGTGCGAGGGAAGACACCAGCAAAAGTCGTCAAAGTGGTGAAGGCGGTGAAGGGGCCGGTGGAGGCGGTGAAGGCGGAGGGGAAGGGCGCGGGCGCGGAGGGGGTGAACACGCGGCGCTCGGGCCGCCAGGCGCccggcgcgccgccgctgccgcccgACGCGCCCGCTAGGAGGAAAACCAGGAGTGCCG TGGAGGCCGGTCcgctggcggcggcgggcggcgtgcgccggcgccgcgcgtcGCGCGACGGCAAGTGA
- the LOC133529978 gene encoding uncharacterized protein LOC133529978 produces the protein MEKLRFEFTILPGSDGKTNIYCVTSITTSDNKIYAIPEELQSVGYHKEILKTAAYSKVKNSLTKRYQIRRVWITMTEELKKNYIDEDGNIQFGDQYLEELNEKKPSTEPQKDTDALGKLLEKLIENTQENRQQSLKNIAEKFVIEKFSTKNSNAVQWIDIFERECERFQIADEKKVEILRLFMDKSCADWFSSMIIKLTMDADWSKWKKKFCDSFANKGWNPVTNAMFFKYKDGSLLDYAIKKEKLLLDMRRSIDAGTLVDLIASGLPEYIINKIDREILNDTVDLFNEVSKLEHMVNRKSYVFKRRVGSSKTSNKNEDLNACKICEKLNKGPRYHPENLCWFRTKDEDKNVKNVVRHVNNSVIEAELNETHQKNE, from the coding sequence ATGGAGAAACTTCGCTTCGAATTTACGATATTGCCGGGAAGTGATGGAAAGACAAATATTTACTGTGTTACTTCTATAACTACGAGTGATAATAAAATCTATGCTATTCCGGAAGAGCTACAATCAGTCGGTTATCATAAAGAAATACTGAAAACAGCTGCttatagtaaagtaaaaaaCAGTTTAACTAAGAGATATCAGATAAGAAGAGTCTGGATAACAATGACCGAAGAACTTAAGAAAAATTATATAGACGAGGATGGTAACATACAATTCGGAGATCAATACCTAGaagaattaaatgaaaaaaaacccTCCACCGAACCTCAAAAAGATACGGATGCCTTAGGTAAATTATTGgaaaaattaatagagaatACACAAGAAAACCGACAACagagtttgaaaaatattgcGGAGAAGTTTGTTATTGAGAAATTTTCAACTAAGAATTCAAACGCTGTTCAGTGGATAGACATTTTCGAAAGAGAATGTGAGCGTTTTCAAATTGCAGACGAGAAGAAGGTTGAAATATTGAGGCTATTCATGGATAAGAGTTGCGCAGATTGGTTTAGTTCAATGatcataaaattaacaatgGACGCGGATTGGTCCAAATGGAAAAAGAAATTCTGTGACTCTTTTGCAAATAAAGGATGGAACCCAGTTACGAAtgcaatgttttttaaatataaagacgGTTCATTGCTGGACTACGCTATTAAAAAAGAGAAATTATTACTGGATATGAGAAGATCGATTGATGCCGGCACATTGGTGGATTTAATTGCATCTGGTTTGCCggaatatataataaacaagaTTGACAgggaaatattaaatgatactgttgatttatttaatgaGGTCAGCAAGCTGGAACACATGGTAAATAGAAAAAGTTACGTGTTTAAGAGAAGAGTGGGAAGCTCCAAAACTAGCAATAAAAATGAAGATCTAAACGCATGTAAAATCtgcgaaaaattaaataaaggacCCCGTTACCACCCAGAAAACTTATGCTGGTTTAGAACAAAAGACGAAGATAAGAATGTAAAGAATGTTGTGAGACATGTCAACAACTCAGTTATTGAAGCTGAATTAAATGAAACGCACcaaaaaaacgaataa